Proteins from one Coregonus clupeaformis isolate EN_2021a chromosome 29, ASM2061545v1, whole genome shotgun sequence genomic window:
- the LOC121545070 gene encoding uncharacterized protein KIAA0754-like produces the protein MPVIALSRNTSANKTCQQSSLEQGDIPSSLRHLTKIQILLNDVKQSINHMQGKLNTMQGQCIELQTAISKIIPAADVAVQSGGGETSNIAGQGEGILPKANFAAQREEVLRASGLIPAQRDGILQTTSVPAQREGILPAAIITAQREEILRASGLIPAQRDGILQKTSVPAQREGILPAAIITAQREEILRASGLIPAQRDGILQSTSVPAQREGILPAVIITTQRELILLMASVTAQRKGIFPTASVPAHREWIFPKASVPAQREGILPTASVPCGEWKQSSTTTSHHPHVGTTVEMGWWSVYSTCGFLFQEKRSFKPYLISKDIAIVIAWE, from the exons ATGCCGGTCATTGCTTTGAGTCGCAACACCTCTG CGAACAAGACCTGCCAACAGAGCTCACTGGAGCAGGGAGACATCCCGTCATCCCTTCGGCACCTGACAAA GATTCAGATCCTGCTGAACGATGTTAAGCAGTCGATTAACCACATGCAGGGGAAGCTGAACACCATGCAGGGGCAGTGTATTGAGTTGCAGACTGCCATATCTAAG ATCATCCCAGCAGCCGACGTTGCTGTACAGAGTGGGGGGGGGGAAACATCCAACATCGCTGGGCAGGGGGAGGGGATCCTCCCAAAAGCCAACTTTGCTGCGCAGAGGGAGGAGGTCCTCCGAGCATCAGGCCTCATCCCTGCACAGAGGGATGGGATCCTCCAAACAACCAGTGTCCCTGCACAGAGGGAAGGGATTCTCCCAGCAGCCATCATCACGGCACAGAGGGAGGAGATCCTCCGAGCATCAGGCCTCATCCCTGCACAGAGGGATGGGATCCTCCAAAAAACCAGTGTCCCTGCACAGAGGGAAGGGATTCTCCCAGCAGCCATCATCACGGCACAGAGGGAGGAGATCCTCCGAGCATCAGGCCTCATCCCTGCACAGAGGGATGGGATCCTCCAATCAACCAGTGTCCCTGCACAGAGGGAAGGGATTCTCCCAGCTGTCATCATCACTACACAGAGGGAGTTGATCCTCCTGATGGCCAGTGTCACTGCGCAAAGGAAGGGAATCTTCCCAACAGCCAGCGTCCCTGCTCACAGGGAGTGGATCTTCCCAAAGGCCAGTGTTCCTGCACAGAGGGAGGGGATCCTCCCCACAGCCAGCGTCCCCTGTGGAGAATGGAAACAATCATCCACAACCACCTCCCATCATCCCCATGTTGGCACCACTGTTGAAATGGGATGGTGGAGTGTGTACTCCACCTGTGGATTTCTATTCCAAGAGAAGAGGTCATTTAAGCCTTATCTTATAAGTAAAGACATTGCCATTGTGATAGCGTGGGAATAA
- the LOC121544409 gene encoding zinc finger BED domain-containing protein 4-like yields MSDTRKRSSIWLQFKDIGNKKAECLHCKTKVTIRAGSTTNLHRHTRTVHPTVQLEERGQASSPSTDPGVSHTRTTAAVTSTAIPMRASITSPTATQSKISQFLPKLMTPAKQHSIDDELAKMVASDFQPFSIVEDKGMKNFVKALNPTYTLPSRKTLSQTMIPKLYDTERALWQERVTKAPSVCLTTDCWTSRTTCSFMSVTCHFIEDYKMTSCLLDCFEFTDRHTAENLAVELLRVAKEWQVEDKVVCCVSDNAANITKAIKVLKWTHHPCLAHTLNLVVRDALKVIKTTVDKVKAVVEFFHKSTVAAQKLKSTQRQMGIPELRPKQECATRWNSTFDMLKRMLEIKDAIISTLALINASIEPLSQEEWELVKEVCAVLQPFQEVTVEISADSYVTASKMLLLCKGLQLVTAENQWTVTVQKVKELVAALCSAMDRKFLRMEYNTVLSETTLLDPRFKKTCLQ; encoded by the exons ATGAGTGACACTAGAAAGCGAAGCAGCATCTGGCTGCAGTTTAAAGATATTGGGAACAAGAAAGCAGAGTGCCTTCACTGCAAAACGAAGGTCACTATAAGAGCAGGTTCCACCACAAACCTGCATAGACATACAAGAACTGTCCATCCTACAGTgcagttagaggagagagggcaagCCAGCTCACCATCTACTGATCCTGGTGTGTCTCATACCAGAACAACAGCTGCTGTAACGTCTACTGCCATCCCCATGCGTGCAAGTATAACCTCTCCTACTGCAACTCAAAGCAAAATAAGTCAGTTTTTACCTAAACTGATGACCCCAGCCAAACAGCACAGTATTGATGATGAGTTGGCTAAAATGGTAGCTTCTGATTTTCAACCCTTTTCCATTGTGGAGGACAAAGGAATGAAAAACTTTGTCAAAGCCCTAAATCCCACATACACTCTACCCAGTAGAAAAACACTTTCCCAAACAATGATCCCAAAACTATATGACACAGAACGTGCATTATGGCAAGAAAGGGTGACAAAAGCTCCATCAGTTTGCCTGACAACTGACTGCTGGACCTCCAGAACAACCTGCTCTTTCATGTCTGTCACTTGCCACTTTATTGAAGATTACAAGATGACATCTTGCCTTCTGGACTGCTTCGAGTTCACCGACAGACACACTGCAGAAAACTTGGCAGTGGAGCTACTAAGAGTGGCAAAAGAGTGGCAAGTAGAGGACAAAGTGGTGTGCTGTGTGAGTGATAATGCTGCAAACATCACCAAAGCCATAAAAGTTTTGAAGTGGACCCATCACCCATGTCTGGCGCATACACTAAACCTGGTGGTTAGAGATGCTCTGAAGGTGATCAAAACAACCGTGGATAAGGTGAAGGCTGTTGTGGAGTTTTTCCACAAAAGCACAGTAGCAGCACAGAAGCTAAAGTCCACACAGCGCCAAATGGGGATTCCTGAACTGAGGCCCAAACAAGAGTGTGCCACCAGGTGGAACTCAACATTTGATATGTTGAAACGAATGCTTGAAATAAAAGATGCCATCATCTCCACCCTGGCCCTCATCAACGCATCTATTGAGCCATTAAGCCAAGAGGAATGGGAGCTGGTGAAAGAGGTCTGCGCCGTCCTGCAACCATTCCAGGAGGTGACTGTGGAGATAAGTGCAGACAG CTATGTCACAGCCTCGAAAATGCTCCTGCTTTGCAAAGGTCTGCAGCTGGTGACAGCCGAGAACCAATGGACAGTAACTGTGCAGAAAGTGAAGGAATTAGTTGCAGCTCTTTGTTCAGCCATGGACCGCAAATTTCTGCGGATGGAGTACAACACTGTCCTTTCAGAAACTACCTTATTGGATCCAAGGTTTAAAAAAACTTGCCTTCAGTGA
- the LOC121545069 gene encoding protein transport protein Sec16A-like — MMSITKPEHSEANPQCQTGSRPVAEPETPAVHKNSGSWLSWVFGSGKVNKKEVHLPEDKDRSIVWDPTLHRWVDKTEPKAENKLVPPTPPMGMYGFQGNPGSVPKGVNPYSMKAAGLWGSRYPTMHYTDGTNSKPPSQGPGPLPRQLSGLLPPSHFDLMAPMIVPPDTLPY; from the exons ATGATGTCCATCACCAAGCCAGAACACTCCGAGGCCAACCCTCAGTGCCAGACTGGCAGCCGGCCGGTGGCTGAGCCCGAGACCCCTGCTGTTCACAAGAACAGTGGAAGCTGGCTCAGCTGGGTCTTTGGGAGTGGAAAAGTTAATAAGAAGGAGGTTCATCTACCTGAGGACAAAGACAGATCT ATTGTCTGGGATCCAACTCTGCACAGATGGGTTGACAAAACTGAGCCCAAGGCTGAG AACAAGCTTGTACCACCAACTCCACCGATGGGGATGTATGGATTTCAGGGGAACCCTGGCAGTGTCCCCAAAGGAGTGAATCCTTACTCCATGAAAGCAG CAGGTCTATGGGGCAGCAGATACCCTACAATGCATTACACTGATGGGACCAACTCAAAGCCTCCAAGCCAGGGGCCTGGACCACTTCCTCGACAGCTCTCTGGcctgctccctccctcacacTTTGACCTCATGGCACCAATGATTGTGCCACCTGACACTCTACCCTACTGA